A genomic window from Betta splendens chromosome 24, fBetSpl5.4, whole genome shotgun sequence includes:
- the rnf217 gene encoding probable E3 ubiquitin-protein ligase RNF217 → MGDDGPLADTSKMPSFIGSFEEGRLKLSRNLPTETSFADGKVERSVEGLSSRVGRSDSRLSLDGRARRDPDGRSGDEDRDAEGNNNNNCNGAGGRRRRASAVEILRRSFGVSKPPSPLLSTSARVQSDDHESPEGTVPNDVNGPGSECYDCEKSHGETDEADGKNEPTLSELPTSDVLRVEYLSVTGQCHHTCDIDSYAATLEESHSVKEHVYCTVYCIANDNQRTGEPANSCDETVTIDAPGTDADTGTDAGSSPALSLYTLDDLVDPFEDMAHHLYTEQAGTEGALASCRVCLEDKTIAPLPCCRKAVCDECLKLYVSSQVRVAKPYISCPIPECSGYLEEGLVISHLATEDVAKYRYFLELSQLDSSIKPCPQCSEFTSLKKHNPNRSEHKYKIECRICQFMWCFKCHAPWHEGLKCRDYRKGDKLLRSWASVIEHGQRNAQKCPQCKIHIQRTEGCDHMTCMQCNTNFCYRCGERYRHLRFFGDHTSNLSVFGCKYRYLPDKPHLRRLIRGSVCASKVLIAPVVILLVVVLGALALVIGLVVFPVYYVCKRRKKRTQGSGRWI, encoded by the exons ATGGGAGATGACGGACCGTTAGCTGACACCTCTAAAATGCCGAGTTTTATAGGCAGTTTCGAGGAAGGGAGGCTGAAGCTGTCCCGCAACCTGCCGACAGAAACTTCCTTTGCTGACGGCAAAGTTGAGCGGTCGGTCGAGGGCCTGAGCTCGCGCGTCGGCCGATCCGACTCGCGGTTGTCGCTCGACGGACGGGCGAGGAGGGATCCGGACGGGCGGAGCGGCGACGAGGACCGGGATGCGGagggcaacaacaacaacaactgcaacggtgcgggggggaggaggaggagggcgagcgcGGTCGAGATTTTGAGACGGAGCTTCGGGGTTTCaaagcccccctcccctcttttAAGCACGAGCGCTCGGGTGCAGTCGGACGACCACGAAAGCCCCGAAGGAACGGTGCCCAACGACGTTAACGGTCCAGGGAGCGAATGTTACGACTGTGAAAAGTCGCACGGAGAAACGGACGAAGCCGATGGTAAAAACGAACCAACCCTAAGCGAGTTGCCGACTTCGGATGTATTAAGAGTTGAATATTTAAGCGTTACCGGCCAGTGCCATCACACGTGTGACATTGACAGCTACGCCGCCACCTTGGAGGAGTCTCATAGTGTCAAAGAACACGTCTACTGCACTGTTTACTGCATTGCTAACGACAATCAAAGGACCGGGGAACCCGCAAATAGCTGCGATGAAACGGTTACAATTGACGCACCGGGAACGGACGCGGACACGGGAACGGACGCAGGTTCCAGTCCGGCGCTGTCGCTTTACACACTGGACGACTTGGTGGATCCTTTCGAGGACATGGCCCACCATCTGTACACGGAGCAGGCCGGGACGGAGGGTGCGCTGGCGAGTTGCAGGGTGTGCCTGGAAGACAAAACCATCGCACCCCTGCCCTGCTGCAGGAAGGCCGTGTGTGATGAGTGTCTGAAACTGTACGTCAGCTCCCAG GTGCGAGTTGCCAAACCTTACAtcagctgtccaatcccagagTGCAGCGGCTACCTGGAGGAGGGACTGGTGATTTCCCATTTGGCCACCGAGGATGTGGCGAAATATCGATACTTTCTGGAGCTGAGTCAGCTGGATTCCAGCATCAAGCCCTGCCCCCAGTGCAGCGAGTTCACCTCCCTGAAAAAACACAACCCCAACCGCTCGGAGCACAAGTACAAG ATCGAGTGTAGGATTTGTCAGTTCATGTGGTGCTTCAAATGCCATGCACCCTGGCACGAAGGCCTCAAATGCCGAGACTATAGGAAAGGAGACAAGCTGCTACGGAGCTGGGCAAGTGTCATAGAGCACGGACAAAGAAATGCCCAGAAATGTCCTCAGTGCAAG ATCCACATTCAGCGTACAGAGGGATGCGACCATATGACCTGCATGCAGTGCAACACCAACTTCTGCTACCGCTGCGGGGAGCGCTATCGACACCTTCG GTTTTTTGGGGACCATACGTCCAACCTCAGCGTGTTTGGCTGCAAGTATCGCTATCTACCTGACAAACCTCACCTGAGAAGGCTAATTAGAGGCTCCGTTTGTG cctctAAGGTGCTGATAGCACCTGTGGTCATTCTTCTGGTCGTCGTGCTTGGAGCTCTTGCGTTGGTGATag GTTTGGTAGTTTTCCCAGTTTACTATGTTTgtaagaggaggaagaagcgcACTCAGGGTTCTGGACGGTGGATCTAA
- the tpd52l1 gene encoding tumor protein D53 isoform X11, whose amino-acid sequence METRQQESYSSVLSEAVVDWGSMGPGEEWVNSAAHEGERGLNQQMLHAPGEESVRRSSKGGDLALTFQNGERAADWGQTSPPGQDQWGQTSVSDSDNWLMSTTWDMQLHCTERGPLTAGFLDSEPLREADEDLASDVTLNMTEEEREEILQELTKLEEEINTLKQVLSSKEKQHAELKQKLGITPLSELRSNFSRGWHDMQSSTAYKKTSETLLTAGQRTSTAFSTLGGAITRKFGDMRSNSIGYSIRHSVSMPTMRNSQSFRSFEEKVENTVSTIKTKVGGTGPGGSFEEVLSSAANASSQDTPTNNSMDSSERPC is encoded by the exons ATGGAAACCAGGCAACAAG AGTCGTACTCTAGCGTTCTGAGTGAAGCAGTGGTGGACTGGGGCAGCATGGGTCCCGGAGAGGAATGGGTTAATTCGGCCGCACACGAGGGCGAGCGGG GTTTGAATCAGCAAATGTTGCATGCGCCGGGTGAGGAATCCGTTAGGAGGAGCTCGAAAGGGGGCGACTTGGCTCTAACCTTCCAGAATGGGGAAAGGGCAGCAGACTGGGGTCAAACCTCGCCACCAGGGCAGGATCAGTGGGGTCAGACgtcagtgtctgactctgatAACTGGCTCATGTCCACCACATGGGATATGCAGCTACACTGCACAG AGCGAGGCCCCCTCACCGCAG GTTTTCTGGACTCTGAGCCGCTGAGAGAGGCCGATGAAGATCTGGCATCCGACGTTACCCTCAACATgaccgaggaggagagagaggagattcTGCAAGAACTGACTAAA ctggaggaggagatcaaTACACTCAAACAGGTTCTGTCGTCCAAAGAGAAACAGCATGcggagctgaagcagaagctggGCATCACTCCCCTGAGCGAGCTCAGGAGCAACTTCAGCAGAGGCTGGCACGACATGCAGAGCTCCACGGC CTACAAGAAGACATCTGAGACCCTGCTCACAGCAGGACAGAGGACCTCCACGGCCTTCAGCACCCTCGGCGGCGCCATCACCAGGAAGTTTGGGGACATGAG GTCCAACTCTATAGG CTACTCTATCAGGCACTCTGTGAGCATGCCCACCATGAG AAACTCCCAGAGCTTCAGGTCTTTTGAGGAGAAGGTTGAGAATACTGTGTCCACTATCAAG acaaaggttggaggcacaGGCCCTGGAGGCAGCTTTGAAGAAGTCCTCTCCTCCGCAGCCAACGCCAGTTCTCAGGACACGCCCACCAATAACTCCATGGACAGCTCTGAGAGGCCTTGT
- the tpd52l1 gene encoding tumor protein D53 isoform X4 encodes METRQQESYSSVLSEAVVDWGSMGPGEEWVNSAAHEGERGFLDSEPLREADEDLASDVTLNMTEEEREEILQELTKLEEEINTLKQVLSSKEKQHAELKQKLGITPLSELRSNFSRGWHDMQSSTAYKKTSETLLTAGQRTSTAFSTLGGAITRKFGDMRSNSIGYSIRHSVSMPTMRNSQSFRSFEEKVENTVSTIKTKVGGTGPGGSFEEVLSSAANASSQDTPTNNSMDSSERPC; translated from the exons ATGGAAACCAGGCAACAAG AGTCGTACTCTAGCGTTCTGAGTGAAGCAGTGGTGGACTGGGGCAGCATGGGTCCCGGAGAGGAATGGGTTAATTCGGCCGCACACGAGGGCGAGCGGG GTTTTCTGGACTCTGAGCCGCTGAGAGAGGCCGATGAAGATCTGGCATCCGACGTTACCCTCAACATgaccgaggaggagagagaggagattcTGCAAGAACTGACTAAA ctggaggaggagatcaaTACACTCAAACAGGTTCTGTCGTCCAAAGAGAAACAGCATGcggagctgaagcagaagctggGCATCACTCCCCTGAGCGAGCTCAGGAGCAACTTCAGCAGAGGCTGGCACGACATGCAGAGCTCCACGGC CTACAAGAAGACATCTGAGACCCTGCTCACAGCAGGACAGAGGACCTCCACGGCCTTCAGCACCCTCGGCGGCGCCATCACCAGGAAGTTTGGGGACATGAG GTCCAACTCTATAGG CTACTCTATCAGGCACTCTGTGAGCATGCCCACCATGAG AAACTCCCAGAGCTTCAGGTCTTTTGAGGAGAAGGTTGAGAATACTGTGTCCACTATCAAG acaaaggttggaggcacaGGCCCTGGAGGCAGCTTTGAAGAAGTCCTCTCCTCCGCAGCCAACGCCAGTTCTCAGGACACGCCCACCAATAACTCCATGGACAGCTCTGAGAGGCCTTGT
- the tpd52l1 gene encoding tumor protein D53 isoform X6 → METRQQESYSSVLSEAVVDWGSMGPGEEWVNSAAHEGERGFLDSEPLREADEDLASDVTLNMTEEEREEILQELTKLEEEINTLKQVLSSKEKQHAELKQKLGITPLSELRSNFSRGWHDMQSSTAYKKTSETLLTAGQRTSTAFSTLGGAITRKFGDMRNSQSFRSFEEKVENTVSTIKTKVGGTGPGGSFEEVLSSAANASSQDTPTNNSMDSSERPC, encoded by the exons ATGGAAACCAGGCAACAAG AGTCGTACTCTAGCGTTCTGAGTGAAGCAGTGGTGGACTGGGGCAGCATGGGTCCCGGAGAGGAATGGGTTAATTCGGCCGCACACGAGGGCGAGCGGG GTTTTCTGGACTCTGAGCCGCTGAGAGAGGCCGATGAAGATCTGGCATCCGACGTTACCCTCAACATgaccgaggaggagagagaggagattcTGCAAGAACTGACTAAA ctggaggaggagatcaaTACACTCAAACAGGTTCTGTCGTCCAAAGAGAAACAGCATGcggagctgaagcagaagctggGCATCACTCCCCTGAGCGAGCTCAGGAGCAACTTCAGCAGAGGCTGGCACGACATGCAGAGCTCCACGGC CTACAAGAAGACATCTGAGACCCTGCTCACAGCAGGACAGAGGACCTCCACGGCCTTCAGCACCCTCGGCGGCGCCATCACCAGGAAGTTTGGGGACATGAG AAACTCCCAGAGCTTCAGGTCTTTTGAGGAGAAGGTTGAGAATACTGTGTCCACTATCAAG acaaaggttggaggcacaGGCCCTGGAGGCAGCTTTGAAGAAGTCCTCTCCTCCGCAGCCAACGCCAGTTCTCAGGACACGCCCACCAATAACTCCATGGACAGCTCTGAGAGGCCTTGT
- the tpd52l1 gene encoding tumor protein D53 isoform X3 yields METRQQESYSSVLSEAVVDWGSMGPGEEWVNSAAHEGERERGPLTAGFLDSEPLREADEDLASDVTLNMTEEEREEILQELTKLEEEINTLKQVLSSKEKQHAELKQKLGITPLSELRSNFSRGWHDMQSSTAYKKTSETLLTAGQRTSTAFSTLGGAITRKFGDMRSNSIGYSIRHSVSMPTMRNSQSFRSFEEKVENTVSTIKTKVGGTGPGGSFEEVLSSAANASSQDTPTNNSMDSSERPC; encoded by the exons ATGGAAACCAGGCAACAAG AGTCGTACTCTAGCGTTCTGAGTGAAGCAGTGGTGGACTGGGGCAGCATGGGTCCCGGAGAGGAATGGGTTAATTCGGCCGCACACGAGGGCGAGCGGG AGCGAGGCCCCCTCACCGCAG GTTTTCTGGACTCTGAGCCGCTGAGAGAGGCCGATGAAGATCTGGCATCCGACGTTACCCTCAACATgaccgaggaggagagagaggagattcTGCAAGAACTGACTAAA ctggaggaggagatcaaTACACTCAAACAGGTTCTGTCGTCCAAAGAGAAACAGCATGcggagctgaagcagaagctggGCATCACTCCCCTGAGCGAGCTCAGGAGCAACTTCAGCAGAGGCTGGCACGACATGCAGAGCTCCACGGC CTACAAGAAGACATCTGAGACCCTGCTCACAGCAGGACAGAGGACCTCCACGGCCTTCAGCACCCTCGGCGGCGCCATCACCAGGAAGTTTGGGGACATGAG GTCCAACTCTATAGG CTACTCTATCAGGCACTCTGTGAGCATGCCCACCATGAG AAACTCCCAGAGCTTCAGGTCTTTTGAGGAGAAGGTTGAGAATACTGTGTCCACTATCAAG acaaaggttggaggcacaGGCCCTGGAGGCAGCTTTGAAGAAGTCCTCTCCTCCGCAGCCAACGCCAGTTCTCAGGACACGCCCACCAATAACTCCATGGACAGCTCTGAGAGGCCTTGT
- the tpd52l1 gene encoding tumor protein D53 isoform X9 yields the protein METRQQGFLDSEPLREADEDLASDVTLNMTEEEREEILQELTKLEEEINTLKQVLSSKEKQHAELKQKLGITPLSELRSNFSRGWHDMQSSTAYKKTSETLLTAGQRTSTAFSTLGGAITRKFGDMRNSQSFRSFEEKVENTVSTIKTKVGGTGPGGSFEEVLSSAANASSQDTPTNNSMDSSERPC from the exons ATGGAAACCAGGCAACAAG GTTTTCTGGACTCTGAGCCGCTGAGAGAGGCCGATGAAGATCTGGCATCCGACGTTACCCTCAACATgaccgaggaggagagagaggagattcTGCAAGAACTGACTAAA ctggaggaggagatcaaTACACTCAAACAGGTTCTGTCGTCCAAAGAGAAACAGCATGcggagctgaagcagaagctggGCATCACTCCCCTGAGCGAGCTCAGGAGCAACTTCAGCAGAGGCTGGCACGACATGCAGAGCTCCACGGC CTACAAGAAGACATCTGAGACCCTGCTCACAGCAGGACAGAGGACCTCCACGGCCTTCAGCACCCTCGGCGGCGCCATCACCAGGAAGTTTGGGGACATGAG AAACTCCCAGAGCTTCAGGTCTTTTGAGGAGAAGGTTGAGAATACTGTGTCCACTATCAAG acaaaggttggaggcacaGGCCCTGGAGGCAGCTTTGAAGAAGTCCTCTCCTCCGCAGCCAACGCCAGTTCTCAGGACACGCCCACCAATAACTCCATGGACAGCTCTGAGAGGCCTTGT
- the tpd52l1 gene encoding tumor protein D53 isoform X8, whose translation METRQQGFLDSEPLREADEDLASDVTLNMTEEEREEILQELTKLEEEINTLKQVLSSKEKQHAELKQKLGITPLSELRSNFSRGWHDMQSSTAYKKTSETLLTAGQRTSTAFSTLGGAITRKFGDMRSNSIGYSIRHSVSMPTMRNSQSFRSFEEKVENTVSTIKTKVGGTGPGGSFEEVLSSAANASSQDTPTNNSMDSSERPC comes from the exons ATGGAAACCAGGCAACAAG GTTTTCTGGACTCTGAGCCGCTGAGAGAGGCCGATGAAGATCTGGCATCCGACGTTACCCTCAACATgaccgaggaggagagagaggagattcTGCAAGAACTGACTAAA ctggaggaggagatcaaTACACTCAAACAGGTTCTGTCGTCCAAAGAGAAACAGCATGcggagctgaagcagaagctggGCATCACTCCCCTGAGCGAGCTCAGGAGCAACTTCAGCAGAGGCTGGCACGACATGCAGAGCTCCACGGC CTACAAGAAGACATCTGAGACCCTGCTCACAGCAGGACAGAGGACCTCCACGGCCTTCAGCACCCTCGGCGGCGCCATCACCAGGAAGTTTGGGGACATGAG GTCCAACTCTATAGG CTACTCTATCAGGCACTCTGTGAGCATGCCCACCATGAG AAACTCCCAGAGCTTCAGGTCTTTTGAGGAGAAGGTTGAGAATACTGTGTCCACTATCAAG acaaaggttggaggcacaGGCCCTGGAGGCAGCTTTGAAGAAGTCCTCTCCTCCGCAGCCAACGCCAGTTCTCAGGACACGCCCACCAATAACTCCATGGACAGCTCTGAGAGGCCTTGT
- the tpd52l1 gene encoding tumor protein D53 isoform X5 encodes MGPGEEWVNSAAHEGERERGPLTAGFLDSEPLREADEDLASDVTLNMTEEEREEILQELTKLEEEINTLKQVLSSKEKQHAELKQKLGITPLSELRSNFSRGWHDMQSSTAYKKTSETLLTAGQRTSTAFSTLGGAITRKFGDMRSNSIGYSIRHSVSMPTMRNSQSFRSFEEKVENTVSTIKTKVGGTGPGGSFEEVLSSAANASSQDTPTNNSMDSSERPC; translated from the exons ATGGGTCCCGGAGAGGAATGGGTTAATTCGGCCGCACACGAGGGCGAGCGGG AGCGAGGCCCCCTCACCGCAG GTTTTCTGGACTCTGAGCCGCTGAGAGAGGCCGATGAAGATCTGGCATCCGACGTTACCCTCAACATgaccgaggaggagagagaggagattcTGCAAGAACTGACTAAA ctggaggaggagatcaaTACACTCAAACAGGTTCTGTCGTCCAAAGAGAAACAGCATGcggagctgaagcagaagctggGCATCACTCCCCTGAGCGAGCTCAGGAGCAACTTCAGCAGAGGCTGGCACGACATGCAGAGCTCCACGGC CTACAAGAAGACATCTGAGACCCTGCTCACAGCAGGACAGAGGACCTCCACGGCCTTCAGCACCCTCGGCGGCGCCATCACCAGGAAGTTTGGGGACATGAG GTCCAACTCTATAGG CTACTCTATCAGGCACTCTGTGAGCATGCCCACCATGAG AAACTCCCAGAGCTTCAGGTCTTTTGAGGAGAAGGTTGAGAATACTGTGTCCACTATCAAG acaaaggttggaggcacaGGCCCTGGAGGCAGCTTTGAAGAAGTCCTCTCCTCCGCAGCCAACGCCAGTTCTCAGGACACGCCCACCAATAACTCCATGGACAGCTCTGAGAGGCCTTGT
- the tpd52l1 gene encoding tumor protein D53 isoform X7, translated as MGPGEEWVNSAAHEGERGFLDSEPLREADEDLASDVTLNMTEEEREEILQELTKLEEEINTLKQVLSSKEKQHAELKQKLGITPLSELRSNFSRGWHDMQSSTAYKKTSETLLTAGQRTSTAFSTLGGAITRKFGDMRSNSIGYSIRHSVSMPTMRNSQSFRSFEEKVENTVSTIKTKVGGTGPGGSFEEVLSSAANASSQDTPTNNSMDSSERPC; from the exons ATGGGTCCCGGAGAGGAATGGGTTAATTCGGCCGCACACGAGGGCGAGCGGG GTTTTCTGGACTCTGAGCCGCTGAGAGAGGCCGATGAAGATCTGGCATCCGACGTTACCCTCAACATgaccgaggaggagagagaggagattcTGCAAGAACTGACTAAA ctggaggaggagatcaaTACACTCAAACAGGTTCTGTCGTCCAAAGAGAAACAGCATGcggagctgaagcagaagctggGCATCACTCCCCTGAGCGAGCTCAGGAGCAACTTCAGCAGAGGCTGGCACGACATGCAGAGCTCCACGGC CTACAAGAAGACATCTGAGACCCTGCTCACAGCAGGACAGAGGACCTCCACGGCCTTCAGCACCCTCGGCGGCGCCATCACCAGGAAGTTTGGGGACATGAG GTCCAACTCTATAGG CTACTCTATCAGGCACTCTGTGAGCATGCCCACCATGAG AAACTCCCAGAGCTTCAGGTCTTTTGAGGAGAAGGTTGAGAATACTGTGTCCACTATCAAG acaaaggttggaggcacaGGCCCTGGAGGCAGCTTTGAAGAAGTCCTCTCCTCCGCAGCCAACGCCAGTTCTCAGGACACGCCCACCAATAACTCCATGGACAGCTCTGAGAGGCCTTGT
- the tpd52l1 gene encoding tumor protein D53 isoform X2: protein MLHAPGEESVRRSSKGGDLALTFQNGERAADWGQTSPPGQDQWGQTSVSDSDNWLMSTTWDMQLHCTERGPLTAGFLDSEPLREADEDLASDVTLNMTEEEREEILQELTKLEEEINTLKQVLSSKEKQHAELKQKLGITPLSELRSNFSRGWHDMQSSTAYKKTSETLLTAGQRTSTAFSTLGGAITRKFGDMRNSQSFRSFEEKVENTVSTIKTKVGGTGPGGSFEEVLSSAANASSQDTPTNNSMDSSERPC, encoded by the exons ATGTTGCATGCGCCGGGTGAGGAATCCGTTAGGAGGAGCTCGAAAGGGGGCGACTTGGCTCTAACCTTCCAGAATGGGGAAAGGGCAGCAGACTGGGGTCAAACCTCGCCACCAGGGCAGGATCAGTGGGGTCAGACgtcagtgtctgactctgatAACTGGCTCATGTCCACCACATGGGATATGCAGCTACACTGCACAG AGCGAGGCCCCCTCACCGCAG GTTTTCTGGACTCTGAGCCGCTGAGAGAGGCCGATGAAGATCTGGCATCCGACGTTACCCTCAACATgaccgaggaggagagagaggagattcTGCAAGAACTGACTAAA ctggaggaggagatcaaTACACTCAAACAGGTTCTGTCGTCCAAAGAGAAACAGCATGcggagctgaagcagaagctggGCATCACTCCCCTGAGCGAGCTCAGGAGCAACTTCAGCAGAGGCTGGCACGACATGCAGAGCTCCACGGC CTACAAGAAGACATCTGAGACCCTGCTCACAGCAGGACAGAGGACCTCCACGGCCTTCAGCACCCTCGGCGGCGCCATCACCAGGAAGTTTGGGGACATGAG AAACTCCCAGAGCTTCAGGTCTTTTGAGGAGAAGGTTGAGAATACTGTGTCCACTATCAAG acaaaggttggaggcacaGGCCCTGGAGGCAGCTTTGAAGAAGTCCTCTCCTCCGCAGCCAACGCCAGTTCTCAGGACACGCCCACCAATAACTCCATGGACAGCTCTGAGAGGCCTTGT
- the tpd52l1 gene encoding tumor protein D53 isoform X1, with protein sequence MLHAPGEESVRRSSKGGDLALTFQNGERAADWGQTSPPGQDQWGQTSVSDSDNWLMSTTWDMQLHCTERGPLTAGFLDSEPLREADEDLASDVTLNMTEEEREEILQELTKLEEEINTLKQVLSSKEKQHAELKQKLGITPLSELRSNFSRGWHDMQSSTAYKKTSETLLTAGQRTSTAFSTLGGAITRKFGDMSYSIRHSVSMPTMRNSQSFRSFEEKVENTVSTIKTKVGGTGPGGSFEEVLSSAANASSQDTPTNNSMDSSERPC encoded by the exons ATGTTGCATGCGCCGGGTGAGGAATCCGTTAGGAGGAGCTCGAAAGGGGGCGACTTGGCTCTAACCTTCCAGAATGGGGAAAGGGCAGCAGACTGGGGTCAAACCTCGCCACCAGGGCAGGATCAGTGGGGTCAGACgtcagtgtctgactctgatAACTGGCTCATGTCCACCACATGGGATATGCAGCTACACTGCACAG AGCGAGGCCCCCTCACCGCAG GTTTTCTGGACTCTGAGCCGCTGAGAGAGGCCGATGAAGATCTGGCATCCGACGTTACCCTCAACATgaccgaggaggagagagaggagattcTGCAAGAACTGACTAAA ctggaggaggagatcaaTACACTCAAACAGGTTCTGTCGTCCAAAGAGAAACAGCATGcggagctgaagcagaagctggGCATCACTCCCCTGAGCGAGCTCAGGAGCAACTTCAGCAGAGGCTGGCACGACATGCAGAGCTCCACGGC CTACAAGAAGACATCTGAGACCCTGCTCACAGCAGGACAGAGGACCTCCACGGCCTTCAGCACCCTCGGCGGCGCCATCACCAGGAAGTTTGGGGACATGAG CTACTCTATCAGGCACTCTGTGAGCATGCCCACCATGAG AAACTCCCAGAGCTTCAGGTCTTTTGAGGAGAAGGTTGAGAATACTGTGTCCACTATCAAG acaaaggttggaggcacaGGCCCTGGAGGCAGCTTTGAAGAAGTCCTCTCCTCCGCAGCCAACGCCAGTTCTCAGGACACGCCCACCAATAACTCCATGGACAGCTCTGAGAGGCCTTGT
- the tpd52l1 gene encoding tumor protein D53 isoform X10, with the protein MTEEEREEILQELTKLEEEINTLKQVLSSKEKQHAELKQKLGITPLSELRSNFSRGWHDMQSSTAYKKTSETLLTAGQRTSTAFSTLGGAITRKFGDMRSNSIGYSIRHSVSMPTMRNSQSFRSFEEKVENTVSTIKTKVGGTGPGGSFEEVLSSAANASSQDTPTNNSMDSSERPC; encoded by the exons ATgaccgaggaggagagagaggagattcTGCAAGAACTGACTAAA ctggaggaggagatcaaTACACTCAAACAGGTTCTGTCGTCCAAAGAGAAACAGCATGcggagctgaagcagaagctggGCATCACTCCCCTGAGCGAGCTCAGGAGCAACTTCAGCAGAGGCTGGCACGACATGCAGAGCTCCACGGC CTACAAGAAGACATCTGAGACCCTGCTCACAGCAGGACAGAGGACCTCCACGGCCTTCAGCACCCTCGGCGGCGCCATCACCAGGAAGTTTGGGGACATGAG GTCCAACTCTATAGG CTACTCTATCAGGCACTCTGTGAGCATGCCCACCATGAG AAACTCCCAGAGCTTCAGGTCTTTTGAGGAGAAGGTTGAGAATACTGTGTCCACTATCAAG acaaaggttggaggcacaGGCCCTGGAGGCAGCTTTGAAGAAGTCCTCTCCTCCGCAGCCAACGCCAGTTCTCAGGACACGCCCACCAATAACTCCATGGACAGCTCTGAGAGGCCTTGT